A single Leptolyngbya ohadii IS1 DNA region contains:
- a CDS encoding ABC transporter permease subunit has translation MRGTYFGLKLKAVGQNLRASYVLGIPSVRQLLSAFAICGACAGLAGALQVLAVFHRLIPTVSSNLGYLSLLIAMLIGSNAWLILPIGKISQALEPMSMAISRDR, from the coding sequence ATGCGCGGCACCTACTTCGGACTCAAGCTGAAAGCCGTAGGACAAAACCTCAGAGCCTCCTACGTCCTGGGCATTCCCTCCGTGCGGCAGTTACTTAGCGCCTTTGCCATTTGCGGAGCCTGTGCCGGACTTGCGGGAGCCTTGCAGGTGCTTGCCGTCTTCCATCGCCTGATTCCTACCGTATCCAGCAATCTGGGCTACCTGTCCCTGCTGATCGCCATGCTCATCGGCTCCAATGCCTGGCTGATTTTGCCGATCGGCAAAATCAGCCAGGCATTGGAGCCGATGAGCATGGCGATCAGCAGGGACAGGTAG
- a CDS encoding BMP family lipoprotein, producing MKKITPLLEQIVSPVRFRLRGFWRSFVLFSATIGLIVGCGTSNTPTATTSSPSAESPAAGGSDPFTVGMVLVGPRNDSGWNQAHYDGMQEVLQRMPDLKFEYVDKVNPADRPNVTGAQVADDLISKGAKMVIFNSDDFKDDALETAKKHSDVAVIHASGDYAWKDGKNFKNQPNLGNIMGRMEYGKMMAGCAAALGSDTGKIGYVGALINDETRRYVSAAYLGAKHCWENVKNQPADNLDFKVTWIGFWFNIPGKTLDPTKVADDFYNGGYDVVMSGIDTPEVSAQAKKAADAGKAVKYVHYDFKGGCDLAPDICLGVPYYNWGIPYETAIKKTMDGQMPNEFLWLGPEWKDINAPTSMIGFLPGNALGDQKANLDKFIQGLGDGSVNPYQGPIKFQDGTTFVAEGKTATDQEIWYLPQLLEGMDGASK from the coding sequence ATGAAGAAGATAACTCCCTTGCTAGAGCAAATAGTTTCTCCGGTACGGTTTCGCCTGCGCGGATTTTGGCGCAGCTTTGTCCTTTTCTCTGCGACGATCGGGTTGATTGTGGGCTGTGGCACATCCAATACTCCGACCGCAACCACGTCCAGTCCCTCGGCAGAAAGTCCGGCGGCTGGGGGCAGCGATCCCTTTACGGTGGGTATGGTGCTGGTGGGTCCCCGAAACGACTCTGGCTGGAACCAGGCACACTACGACGGGATGCAGGAAGTTTTGCAGAGAATGCCCGACCTCAAGTTTGAGTATGTGGATAAGGTCAACCCTGCCGATCGTCCCAACGTCACAGGCGCACAGGTTGCAGATGATCTGATTTCTAAAGGCGCGAAGATGGTCATCTTTAACTCGGATGACTTCAAGGACGATGCCCTGGAAACGGCGAAAAAGCATTCGGACGTAGCAGTGATCCACGCATCCGGCGACTATGCCTGGAAGGACGGCAAGAATTTTAAGAACCAGCCAAACCTGGGCAACATCATGGGTCGCATGGAGTACGGCAAGATGATGGCGGGCTGTGCAGCCGCACTGGGTTCAGATACAGGCAAGATCGGCTATGTGGGCGCCCTGATCAATGATGAAACCCGTCGCTATGTGTCGGCAGCTTACCTGGGCGCGAAGCACTGCTGGGAGAACGTCAAGAATCAGCCTGCGGATAATCTGGACTTTAAAGTGACCTGGATTGGCTTCTGGTTCAACATTCCGGGTAAAACGCTAGACCCAACCAAAGTAGCAGACGACTTCTACAACGGCGGCTACGATGTCGTGATGTCCGGAATTGATACCCCCGAAGTTTCGGCGCAGGCAAAGAAAGCAGCGGACGCGGGCAAAGCCGTGAAGTATGTCCACTACGACTTTAAGGGCGGCTGCGACCTGGCACCGGATATCTGTCTGGGCGTGCCCTACTACAACTGGGGAATTCCCTACGAAACGGCGATTAAAAAGACAATGGACGGTCAGATGCCGAACGAATTCCTCTGGCTCGGTCCCGAATGGAAAGATATCAACGCTCCTACCTCAATGATCGGGTTCCTCCCCGGCAATGCCCTGGGCGACCAGAAAGCCAATCTCGATAAGTTCATCCAGGGGTTGGGCGACGGCAGCGTTAACCCCTACCAGGGTCCGATTAAGTTCCAGGACGGCACGACTTTTGTGGCAGAAGGCAAGACGGCAACAGATCAGGAAATCTGGTATCTGCCGCAGTTGCTTGAAGGCATGGACGGAGCCAGCAAGTAA
- a CDS encoding sensor histidine kinase gives MLSKINLQGKLFSSFGIIGAIVLLVSAGSSFSVAKLSHYITLLSDNNISSLDGLWRISQGQTQIESSERLLLSPTLTIVQRQAALERISKAWQQIDTGMRQAFQTPAYSPTEEQLLKQLNIDWDVWQRAHEDFLALEQECYQLHISIYQLREAQRNKGRLPGRDPKQIAAALMLYQQLEDVRNIKETYSERVNATLTELLNNNQRVAAQIQVSSQQAVQQNQIQGLLLTATGLGASLVLAGLLSRAIARPIDKNIQKMLHDLEEARDTLECRVEERTQELKTALQSLTQTQAQLVQTEKMSSLGHLVAGVAHEINNPVNFIHGNVTYLNEYVTDLLSLITLYQQESSKQSPALKAAIAEVDLDFMAEDLPKMLASMKVGTNRIREIVQSLRTFARMDEAELKPVCIHDGIDSTLMILQHRIKASSDRPEIKIIKQYGNLPLVECYAGQLNQVFMNLLANAIDALEDQWFTSRLNLAASNLAASNLTASNPAQSPCITISTQVPDDNLVTITIADNGTGIPEATRNRIFDPFFTTKAIGKGTGLGLSISYQIITEKHGGTLSCESQEGQGTCFTIQMPIAPAKAN, from the coding sequence ATGCTTTCAAAGATAAATTTGCAGGGAAAACTGTTCAGCTCCTTTGGCATCATTGGGGCGATCGTTTTGCTGGTGAGTGCCGGATCGTCCTTCAGTGTCGCCAAGCTGTCCCACTACATCACCCTGCTCAGCGATAACAACATTTCGAGCCTGGACGGTTTATGGAGAATTAGCCAGGGACAGACGCAGATTGAATCGTCCGAACGTCTGTTGCTCAGCCCTACACTCACCATTGTTCAGCGGCAGGCGGCACTGGAGCGCATTAGTAAGGCATGGCAACAGATTGATACCGGGATGCGGCAGGCATTCCAGACTCCAGCCTACAGCCCCACAGAGGAGCAGTTGCTCAAGCAGTTAAATATAGACTGGGACGTTTGGCAGCGGGCACACGAGGATTTTTTAGCTCTGGAACAGGAGTGCTATCAGCTGCATATTTCAATCTATCAGTTGCGGGAAGCTCAGCGAAACAAGGGTCGGCTGCCTGGGCGTGACCCCAAGCAAATTGCGGCTGCCCTGATGCTCTATCAGCAATTAGAGGATGTCCGAAACATCAAGGAAACCTACAGTGAGCGGGTAAATGCAACCCTCACCGAACTTCTGAACAACAATCAGCGCGTTGCTGCCCAAATTCAGGTTTCGAGCCAGCAAGCCGTCCAGCAAAATCAAATTCAGGGCTTGCTCCTCACCGCAACGGGACTGGGGGCATCCCTGGTTCTGGCAGGCTTACTCAGCCGGGCGATCGCTCGACCGATCGACAAAAATATTCAGAAAATGCTGCATGACCTGGAGGAAGCCCGCGATACGCTGGAATGCCGGGTTGAGGAGCGTACCCAAGAACTGAAAACTGCCCTTCAGTCCCTCACCCAAACTCAGGCACAGCTCGTCCAGACGGAGAAAATGTCTAGCCTGGGACATCTGGTAGCGGGCGTGGCACACGAAATTAACAATCCGGTCAACTTTATCCACGGCAATGTGACTTACCTGAATGAATATGTAACGGATCTACTCAGCCTGATTACGCTGTATCAGCAGGAATCTTCCAAGCAAAGTCCTGCCCTCAAAGCCGCGATCGCCGAGGTCGATCTGGACTTCATGGCTGAGGATTTGCCTAAAATGCTGGCTTCGATGAAGGTCGGCACTAATCGAATTCGGGAAATTGTGCAGTCGCTTCGCACCTTTGCCCGCATGGATGAAGCTGAACTTAAACCTGTCTGCATTCACGACGGCATCGACAGCACGCTGATGATTTTGCAGCATCGGATCAAAGCCAGCTCCGATCGCCCTGAAATTAAGATCATTAAGCAGTACGGCAACCTGCCCCTGGTAGAGTGCTATGCAGGGCAACTAAATCAGGTGTTTATGAATTTGCTGGCAAATGCGATCGATGCTCTGGAAGATCAGTGGTTTACCAGTCGCTTAAACCTAGCTGCTTCAAACCTAGCCGCCTCGAACCTAACCGCCTCGAACCCTGCCCAATCTCCCTGCATCACCATTTCAACCCAAGTTCCCGACGATAATCTAGTCACAATCACGATCGCGGACAACGGCACCGGGATTCCGGAAGCCACTCGAAACCGCATTTTCGATCCGTTCTTCACCACAAAGGCGATCGGCAAGGGGACGGGACTTGGACTTTCGATCAGCTACCAGATCATCACCGAAAAGCATGGTGGCACCCTGAGCTGCGAATCCCAGGAAGGACAGGGAACCTGCTTTACGATTCAGATGCCGATAGCGCCTGCAAAAGCGAATTAA
- a CDS encoding Ig-like domain-containing protein, which yields MNRSYLLGLSAIGVLLTTSPMLLAVPGMVQPAIAQRVVEVTPPSNSTNVSPTAFISGQFDNAGNIETNSVRIFVNNQDVTSQSSITSNFFTYRPTQNLPPGVNQVRVEYRTNNGEQRTLGWSFSVQGQPIQLTSVTTNAGVASLNTGSTLTVTLNGTPGLQASVLLIQDGRNVRELPATETSSGVYRVNYTVQSGDRSGDVAVVGRLRRQTQSVYSVVAQPIAFNTSIGTPPGGNTGGNTGGNTGGNTGGNTGGNTAELQPRFTNYQDGGRVGRNGFTLNGQTRPNARVQVNILGSATVLGVPVGGEVIVDREFTADANGRFEVQVPPPRVAVPGLRYRIRAAAIEGNQVSPTTEIILRQQIDR from the coding sequence ATGAATCGCTCCTACCTTCTGGGTCTATCTGCTATTGGGGTGCTGCTGACCACGTCACCCATGCTGCTCGCAGTTCCGGGAATGGTTCAACCTGCCATTGCCCAGCGCGTCGTTGAGGTGACACCCCCCAGCAACAGCACCAACGTTTCGCCAACGGCTTTCATCTCCGGACAGTTTGACAATGCAGGCAATATCGAGACGAACTCGGTTCGCATCTTTGTCAACAATCAGGATGTGACCAGCCAGAGTTCGATCACGTCCAATTTCTTTACCTACCGCCCGACGCAAAATCTACCGCCCGGAGTGAACCAGGTGCGGGTGGAATATCGTACAAACAACGGGGAACAGCGTACACTCGGCTGGTCTTTCTCCGTGCAGGGACAGCCGATTCAGCTCACCTCGGTTACAACGAACGCAGGCGTTGCTTCCCTGAACACAGGTTCTACCCTGACCGTCACGCTCAACGGCACGCCCGGACTGCAAGCCTCGGTGCTGCTGATCCAGGACGGACGCAACGTGCGCGAATTGCCTGCTACGGAAACTTCGTCCGGCGTGTACCGAGTCAACTACACCGTCCAGTCCGGCGATCGCTCCGGTGATGTCGCTGTGGTAGGACGCTTGCGCCGTCAAACCCAATCCGTCTACTCTGTCGTGGCTCAGCCGATCGCCTTTAATACTTCGATCGGAACCCCTCCCGGAGGCAACACAGGAGGAAATACGGGCGGCAATACGGGCGGCAATACGGGCGGAAACACAGGCGGCAATACCGCTGAACTTCAGCCCCGCTTCACCAACTACCAGGACGGTGGACGGGTGGGCAGAAACGGCTTCACGCTGAATGGTCAGACTCGACCCAATGCCAGAGTTCAGGTAAATATCCTGGGCAGTGCAACGGTGCTGGGCGTGCCTGTAGGAGGCGAAGTGATTGTCGATCGCGAATTTACCGCCGATGCCAATGGACGATTTGAGGTTCAGGTTCCGCCGCCTCGCGTTGCGGTTCCAGGACTGCGTTATCGAATCCGAGCCGCTGCGATCGAGGGCAACCAGGTCAGCCCCACGACGGAAATTATTCTCCGTCAGCAGATCGATCGCTAG
- a CDS encoding alpha/beta hydrolase yields the protein MPKRQLRLSLIAGLACAIVPLTATASLAAGQVMWKYKIFRGTVPVEELTALAERGEVSPTLDRLMKRSGQDPKEVQDILNREFAISQTTLDRFLNNPLGEIALEQLSDYIHTPSRTADIQAMRSALVLSAQEDDRVSLIEIVQNYPTGAVVVEGDRIVEAANLLSDIQGGVQRFLEGFRLF from the coding sequence ATGCCAAAACGCCAACTCCGACTGTCGCTGATTGCCGGACTCGCCTGTGCGATCGTCCCTTTGACTGCAACGGCTTCTCTGGCAGCGGGACAGGTGATGTGGAAGTACAAAATCTTTCGCGGCACGGTTCCTGTGGAGGAGTTGACGGCTTTGGCAGAGCGGGGGGAAGTTTCGCCAACGCTGGATCGACTGATGAAGCGATCGGGTCAAGACCCTAAAGAGGTTCAGGACATCCTGAATCGCGAGTTTGCGATTAGTCAAACCACCCTCGATCGCTTCCTCAACAACCCCCTCGGCGAAATTGCCCTGGAGCAGCTCAGCGACTATATTCACACGCCTTCCCGCACGGCAGACATTCAGGCAATGCGGTCAGCTCTTGTGCTTTCTGCCCAGGAGGACGATCGAGTTAGCCTGATTGAAATTGTGCAGAATTATCCCACCGGAGCGGTCGTCGTGGAAGGCGATCGAATTGTGGAGGCAGCAAATTTATTGAGCGATATTCAAGGAGGGGTGCAGCGATTCCTCGAAGGATTCCGCCTCTTTTAG
- a CDS encoding aromatic ring-hydroxylating dioxygenase subunit alpha encodes MARSSAQTPSPSRQSIDRTACEQHAARFFRASLSAGLICNTSPMPQTLENSPIADSVIWNDWYVVARSADLQPGKLIPVRLLDRPLVLWKTEAGEICAWDDRCPHRSVKLSQGKIVDETVVCSYHGLAYAPDGRCVSVPAHPDYKPPKQACVRVYAVQEKYGLVFVCLGEPQQEIPDFAEWDDPDYGRFMTGPHPCKANGYRAIENFLDVAHFSFVHEGILGSREKPEVEDYQVTIDPSGVWLHDVRYWQPDPDGTGQGAYVHYDYWALRPLVAALRKKMPNGHLLNILYFVTPTSEEEFVGWMALTFNFRDAMDEAAAQTFQETVFAQDSENLESHFPQKLPLYSPELEFHLPCDRGSLAYRKWLKQLGVTYGTI; translated from the coding sequence ATGGCTCGATCGTCTGCTCAAACGCCTTCCCCCAGCCGTCAGTCGATCGATCGGACAGCTTGTGAACAGCACGCCGCCCGCTTCTTTAGGGCGAGTCTTTCAGCAGGATTAATCTGTAATACTTCACCTATGCCGCAAACCCTTGAAAACTCACCGATCGCCGATTCTGTGATCTGGAACGACTGGTATGTCGTAGCTCGCTCTGCCGACCTTCAGCCCGGAAAACTGATCCCTGTGCGTCTGCTCGATCGCCCTCTGGTGCTATGGAAAACGGAAGCTGGCGAAATTTGTGCCTGGGACGATCGCTGTCCCCATCGCAGCGTCAAGCTTTCACAGGGCAAAATTGTGGATGAGACAGTGGTTTGCAGCTATCACGGGTTAGCCTATGCTCCAGATGGTCGCTGTGTTTCGGTGCCTGCCCATCCCGATTACAAACCGCCCAAGCAAGCCTGCGTTCGTGTCTATGCGGTGCAGGAGAAATATGGGCTAGTCTTCGTTTGCCTGGGTGAACCGCAGCAGGAAATTCCTGACTTTGCCGAATGGGACGATCCCGACTACGGGCGCTTTATGACTGGACCTCACCCCTGTAAAGCAAACGGCTATCGGGCGATCGAGAATTTCCTGGACGTGGCGCATTTTTCCTTTGTGCATGAGGGCATTCTGGGCAGTCGGGAAAAGCCAGAAGTGGAAGACTATCAGGTGACGATCGATCCATCGGGCGTGTGGCTTCACGATGTGCGATACTGGCAGCCCGACCCCGACGGCACCGGACAGGGAGCCTATGTGCATTACGATTACTGGGCACTGCGTCCACTGGTGGCTGCGCTGCGAAAGAAGATGCCCAACGGACATTTGCTCAATATTCTTTATTTCGTCACGCCTACGAGCGAAGAGGAGTTTGTGGGCTGGATGGCGCTGACGTTCAACTTTCGAGACGCAATGGACGAAGCCGCTGCCCAAACATTTCAGGAGACGGTTTTTGCCCAGGACAGTGAAAATTTAGAGTCTCACTTTCCCCAAAAGCTGCCGCTTTACTCTCCAGAACTTGAGTTTCATCTGCCCTGCGATCGCGGCTCGCTTGCCTATCGCAAATGGCTCAAACAGCTTGGCGTCACCTACGGCACTATTTAG
- a CDS encoding ABC transporter permease, with the protein MTTIVLFALLGRGFSHRKQSTLPPMSAAQIIAILAVAIATSTPLIFAAVGETITERAGVINLSAEGTILLSAMVGFAVAKTTEGLGTTPCLLLGFGAAALTGAAIALIVAFGALTLQQSQVAIGFVLALLCADLSSFLGNPFVRIPGPVVPSFKLPLLQNIPVLGPLLFQSDLLVYCSYLLILGTAFFFYRTRPGLMLRAIGEQPAAAFVRGTNVVRMRYLYTLLGGALMGIAGAAFSLDFKAGWSHRHTAGYGWIALAIVIFGGWNPLRAAFGCYLFGILQSLASVAQSALPNVPTQVLTVAPFVLMIVFLVLTSSEWLDRLLKRLPPAVSRSIGQLVNSTPPASLGRVFQQD; encoded by the coding sequence ATGACCACGATCGTCCTATTCGCCCTCCTGGGACGCGGCTTCAGCCACCGCAAACAGTCCACCCTCCCCCCTATGTCCGCTGCCCAAATCATCGCCATCCTCGCCGTTGCGATCGCCACTTCAACCCCTCTGATTTTTGCCGCCGTTGGGGAAACCATTACTGAACGAGCGGGAGTCATTAACCTCTCCGCCGAAGGCACTATCCTACTTTCAGCAATGGTAGGCTTTGCGGTTGCCAAAACTACGGAAGGACTGGGAACTACGCCCTGCTTACTGCTCGGATTTGGAGCAGCGGCTCTCACGGGGGCAGCGATCGCGCTGATCGTGGCATTTGGAGCATTGACGCTTCAGCAGTCCCAGGTGGCGATCGGCTTTGTGCTGGCATTGCTCTGCGCGGATTTGTCGTCCTTTCTGGGCAATCCGTTTGTGCGAATTCCGGGTCCGGTGGTGCCCAGTTTTAAGCTGCCGCTGCTGCAAAATATTCCGGTGCTGGGACCGCTGCTGTTTCAGAGCGATTTGCTCGTCTATTGCAGCTATTTGCTGATTCTCGGCACGGCTTTCTTTTTCTATCGCACTCGACCCGGACTGATGCTGAGGGCGATCGGGGAACAGCCTGCGGCGGCGTTTGTGCGCGGAACCAATGTGGTGCGAATGCGCTACCTGTACACGCTGTTAGGTGGTGCGCTGATGGGCATTGCAGGAGCCGCTTTCTCGCTGGATTTCAAGGCGGGCTGGAGTCATCGCCATACGGCAGGCTACGGGTGGATTGCGCTGGCGATCGTCATTTTTGGCGGCTGGAATCCGCTGCGGGCTGCGTTTGGCTGCTATCTGTTTGGCATCCTCCAATCCCTGGCGAGCGTTGCCCAGAGTGCCTTACCTAATGTGCCAACCCAGGTGTTGACGGTCGCTCCCTTTGTGCTGATGATTGTCTTTCTAGTCCTAACTTCAAGCGAATGGCTCGATCGTCTGCTCAAACGCCTTCCCCCAGCCGTCAGTCGATCGATCGGACAGCTTGTGAACAGCACGCCGCCCGCTTCTTTAGGGCGAGTCTTTCAGCAGGATTAA
- a CDS encoding ABC transporter permease produces the protein MPKLSQSTVYQTGAIALSLVFIAIVILLVGGSPIEVLTNMSSGAFGTPDQMARVVMTLVPLILCTCGLLFTFTAGLYNLGIEGQISAGAIASMIPIRLFENTLPPFVVIVLAILAGILGGALWGLFAGVLNVYGRINEIFAGLGLNFVADGLAIYLIFGPWKRSGVASMSGTEQFNESLWLPTFGNTQASPIALILALLVLAATIVVMRGTYFGLKLKAVGQNLRASYVLGIPSVRQLLSAFAICGACAGLAGALQVLAVFHRLIPTVSSNLGYLSLLIAMLIGSNAWLILPIGKISQALEPMSMAISRDR, from the coding sequence ATGCCCAAACTTTCCCAATCCACCGTCTATCAAACTGGCGCGATCGCCCTATCGCTGGTGTTTATCGCGATCGTAATTCTGCTGGTGGGCGGTTCCCCGATCGAAGTCTTGACCAACATGAGTTCCGGGGCATTTGGCACGCCCGATCAGATGGCGCGAGTCGTGATGACCCTGGTGCCGCTAATTCTCTGCACCTGCGGACTGCTGTTTACCTTCACTGCCGGACTCTACAACCTGGGGATTGAGGGACAGATCTCCGCCGGGGCGATCGCCTCCATGATCCCAATCCGTCTGTTTGAGAATACGCTGCCGCCATTTGTGGTGATTGTGCTGGCAATTCTGGCGGGCATACTGGGCGGGGCACTGTGGGGCTTATTTGCAGGCGTGCTGAACGTCTATGGACGCATCAACGAAATCTTTGCCGGGCTGGGGCTAAACTTTGTCGCCGACGGACTGGCAATTTACCTGATCTTCGGTCCCTGGAAGCGATCGGGCGTTGCCTCCATGAGCGGCACGGAGCAGTTTAACGAATCCCTCTGGCTCCCCACCTTTGGCAACACCCAAGCCAGCCCGATCGCCCTGATCCTGGCATTGCTGGTGTTGGCAGCGACGATCGTGGTCATGCGCGGCACCTACTTCGGACTCAAGCTGAAAGCCGTAGGACAAAACCTCAGAGCCTCCTACGTCCTGGGCATTCCCTCCGTGCGGCAGTTACTTAGCGCCTTTGCCATTTGCGGAGCCTGTGCCGGACTTGCGGGAGCCTTGCAGGTGCTTGCCGTCTTCCATCGCCTGATTCCTACCGTATCCAGCAATCTGGGCTACCTGTCCCTGCTGATCGCCATGCTCATCGGCTCCAATGCCTGGCTGATTTTGCCGATCGGCAAAATCAGCCAGGCATTGGAGCCGATGAGCATGGCGATCAGCAGGGACAGGTAG
- a CDS encoding S-methyl-5'-thioadenosine phosphorylase: MEPIKIGIIGGSGLYKMEALKDVEEVEVDTPFGKPSDALIVGTLDGTRVAFLARHNRNHTLTPSELPFRANVYAMKKLGVEYLISASAVGSLREEAKPLDMVIPDQFIDRTKNRASTFFGEGIVAHIAFGDPVCHKLAGVLSEAIESLDLPEVTLHRGGTYVCMEGPAFSTKAESNLYRSWGATIIGMTNLPEAKLAREAEIAYATLALVTDYDCWHPDHDSVTVDLVIANLTKNAVNAQRVIRETVRRLSENPFVSDAHSALKYAVITPLDKAPAETKDKLHLLLQKYL, translated from the coding sequence ATGGAACCGATTAAGATTGGCATTATCGGCGGCAGCGGACTCTACAAAATGGAGGCACTGAAGGACGTAGAGGAAGTTGAAGTCGATACGCCCTTTGGCAAACCCTCCGATGCCCTGATTGTGGGAACGCTGGACGGAACGCGAGTCGCATTTCTGGCACGGCACAATCGCAACCATACCCTCACCCCTTCGGAACTTCCGTTTCGGGCAAACGTCTATGCTATGAAGAAGCTCGGCGTGGAATATTTGATTTCAGCGTCGGCAGTCGGTTCACTGCGGGAAGAGGCAAAACCCCTCGATATGGTGATTCCCGATCAGTTCATCGATCGCACCAAGAATCGCGCTTCCACTTTCTTTGGGGAAGGCATTGTGGCGCATATTGCCTTTGGCGATCCGGTCTGTCACAAGCTGGCGGGCGTATTATCGGAGGCGATCGAAAGCCTGGATTTACCAGAAGTCACGCTGCATCGGGGCGGAACCTACGTTTGTATGGAAGGTCCAGCTTTCTCCACGAAGGCAGAATCAAATCTGTATCGAAGCTGGGGCGCAACGATTATCGGCATGACCAACCTGCCGGAAGCGAAGCTGGCACGAGAAGCAGAAATTGCCTATGCCACCCTTGCCCTGGTGACAGACTACGACTGCTGGCATCCCGACCACGATAGCGTCACTGTCGATCTGGTGATTGCCAACCTGACTAAAAATGCCGTGAACGCCCAGCGAGTGATTCGGGAAACGGTGCGCCGCCTCAGCGAAAACCCATTCGTTTCCGACGCTCACTCCGCTCTGAAGTACGCTGTCATTACGCCCCTCGATAAAGCACCCGCCGAAACCAAAGACAAACTCCATCTACTGCTACAAAAGTATCTATGA
- a CDS encoding ABC transporter ATP-binding protein encodes MKVELQDISKRFGTVQANDRISLTVEAGSIHGLLGENGAGKSTLVKILSGFITKDSGRLLLDGKETEIRTPADAMRLGIGMLHQDPLDFPPLTVLENFMVGKSGSLLMDRSQVVRQFSELASQFNFDLNIYAKVGNLTVGERQQLEILRLLSLGVNTLILDEPTTGISAAQKDALFAAARKLANQGKSVIFVSHKLEDVNQLCDRLTVMRQGQVVGDLPVPCSESELINLIFGHELAPPVKPPTRREAIALELENVTLVSDRLNIRIKHLTVCQGEVIGLAGLEGSGQQLLLQLCAGLLSSPTGKIQVDGQDITRQPYPAYLNAGIGYSPADRLREGLIPGLTIQEHVALRTPAKSWFIDWKDILEKTQRAIALFNIRGRPNSKVERLSGGNQQRTQLSLLPVPLNLLLMEQPTRGLDIESTLWVWQQLIARCEGGTTILFTSPDLDEIMQYSDRVIVFSSGQISQPIDASKLTVDRLGQMIGGRFDEAIDSEGLPDRLEQIVPNKM; translated from the coding sequence ATGAAAGTTGAACTTCAGGACATCAGCAAGCGATTTGGCACAGTTCAGGCGAACGATCGCATTTCGCTCACGGTAGAAGCGGGCAGCATTCACGGGCTTCTGGGTGAAAATGGGGCGGGAAAAAGTACGCTGGTCAAGATCCTCAGCGGCTTTATTACCAAAGATTCGGGGCGGCTGTTGCTGGACGGCAAGGAAACCGAGATTCGGACTCCCGCCGATGCGATGCGGTTGGGAATCGGGATGCTGCACCAAGATCCCCTGGACTTTCCGCCGCTCACGGTGCTGGAGAATTTTATGGTGGGCAAGTCCGGCAGTTTGCTGATGGATCGATCGCAGGTGGTGCGGCAGTTCAGCGAATTGGCATCGCAGTTTAATTTTGATCTGAATATTTACGCAAAGGTCGGTAATTTAACCGTCGGCGAACGGCAGCAGCTCGAAATCCTGCGGCTCCTTTCTCTAGGGGTAAATACGCTGATTCTGGACGAACCCACGACGGGCATTTCTGCCGCTCAGAAGGATGCTCTGTTTGCCGCTGCTCGAAAACTGGCAAACCAGGGCAAATCGGTGATTTTTGTGTCCCACAAGCTGGAGGACGTGAATCAGCTCTGCGATCGTCTCACGGTGATGCGCCAGGGTCAGGTGGTCGGAGATCTGCCCGTGCCCTGCTCGGAATCTGAGCTAATTAATCTGATCTTTGGACACGAACTGGCTCCCCCAGTCAAGCCCCCCACCCGCAGAGAAGCGATCGCCCTGGAACTCGAAAATGTGACGCTGGTGAGCGATCGGCTGAATATCCGCATTAAGCACCTGACCGTCTGCCAGGGGGAAGTCATTGGCTTAGCCGGACTGGAAGGCAGCGGACAGCAGCTCTTGCTTCAGCTTTGCGCCGGACTCCTTTCATCCCCGACGGGCAAAATTCAGGTGGACGGGCAGGACATAACGCGGCAGCCCTATCCGGCATACCTGAACGCAGGCATTGGCTACTCCCCCGCCGATCGACTCCGGGAGGGGCTGATTCCCGGTCTGACGATTCAGGAACACGTTGCCCTGCGAACCCCCGCAAAAAGCTGGTTTATCGACTGGAAAGACATTTTAGAGAAGACTCAAAGAGCGATCGCCCTGTTTAACATTCGAGGCAGACCGAATAGCAAGGTTGAACGGCTGTCCGGCGGCAATCAGCAGCGCACTCAGCTTTCCCTTCTGCCCGTCCCGCTGAATCTTTTGCTGATGGAGCAACCCACCCGCGGACTGGACATCGAATCAACCCTATGGGTCTGGCAGCAGTTGATTGCTCGCTGCGAAGGTGGCACGACGATTCTGTTTACCTCACCTGACCTGGATGAGATCATGCAGTACAGCGATCGGGTGATTGTGTTTAGCAGCGGACAAATTTCCCAGCCCATTGATGCCTCGAAACTAACCGTCGATCGCCTGGGACAAATGATTGGTGGACGGTTTGATGAGGCGATCGATTCAGAGGGTTTGCCCGATCGGCTGGAGCAAATTGTTCCAAACAAAATGTGA